A stretch of the Saccharolobus caldissimus genome encodes the following:
- a CDS encoding LysE family transporter, translating to MNPLIYLLVGVSLGLSIAAPPGPVNAIIASESIKSWLHGSSVGAGAMTADFIFFIIIYFIQGFIPIFILKPLYLLGGGYMIYLAYVTLKSKMPSKSIKGNYLIGLTIGLTNPYQISWWLTVGISMIKSLSISVIPGFFLGIIIWIISFPKLINKLGIRYVNYVKIISAIILAAFGIFLLYNGIASFL from the coding sequence ATGAACCCTTTAATATACTTGTTAGTAGGAGTTAGCTTAGGTTTATCAATAGCTGCACCACCTGGTCCTGTAAACGCTATAATAGCTAGTGAGTCTATTAAATCTTGGTTACACGGAAGTAGTGTAGGAGCTGGAGCAATGACTGCAGATTTTATTTTCTTCATCATAATATATTTCATTCAAGGATTTATACCAATTTTTATCTTAAAGCCATTATATTTGTTAGGGGGAGGATATATGATATACTTAGCTTATGTTACACTTAAATCCAAGATGCCCTCTAAATCAATTAAAGGTAACTATCTAATAGGACTAACAATAGGTTTAACAAATCCCTATCAAATAAGTTGGTGGTTAACAGTTGGTATATCTATGATTAAATCCTTATCTATTTCTGTTATTCCAGGCTTTTTCTTGGGAATAATAATTTGGATAATATCGTTTCCCAAATTGATAAACAAGTTAGGAATTAGATATGTAAACTATGTAAAGATTATATCTGCTATAATACTGGCAGCTTTCGGAATATTTTTATTATATAATGGTATAGCAAGTTTTCTCTAA
- a CDS encoding rhomboid family intramembrane serine protease, giving the protein MDLKNVTQVPTFLLMLFVLLGFIIGYVASFFGNAIFYLEQLNYLVIHGFYYELFTSIFITNSFIDFIFNFISLYILYLIFGARVGKHEYAIFILSGILGNIFSLYLYPPLTLSSGASGGIFGLLSFYTFYDFISGGTLGIYGLIFLVSVFGLSDLLFPNVDIFAHIGGIIGGIIYAVAYHFISHGRKIN; this is encoded by the coding sequence ATGGATTTAAAAAACGTAACTCAAGTTCCAACTTTTTTACTAATGCTATTTGTATTATTAGGTTTCATAATAGGTTATGTAGCATCCTTCTTCGGCAACGCGATATTTTATTTAGAACAACTTAACTATCTCGTTATCCATGGATTTTATTACGAATTATTTACGTCAATTTTTATAACAAATAGTTTCATAGATTTCATTTTTAATTTTATATCTCTATATATATTATATTTAATTTTCGGGGCTAGAGTAGGTAAACATGAATACGCAATTTTTATCTTATCTGGAATATTAGGCAACATATTTTCTTTATATCTTTATCCTCCTCTAACATTATCTTCTGGAGCTTCCGGAGGTATATTTGGATTATTAAGTTTTTATACATTTTATGATTTTATAAGCGGAGGAACTCTAGGGATTTATGGATTAATATTTTTAGTATCAGTTTTCGGACTTAGCGATCTATTATTCCCTAATGTAGATATTTTTGCGCACATAGGTGGAATTATAGGTGGTATTATATATGCCGTAGCCTATCATTTTATAAGTCATGGAAGAAAAATAAATTAA
- a CDS encoding adenylate kinase family protein encodes MIIVISGTPGVGKTIVSKELVKRLNLKYFHLSQFVIDEKLYIEYDEERQSYIIDEDKVKDKLEIALKESDNIVIESIYPSLIPKADIVVVLRKNPIVLYNELKNRGWPELKIAENVEAEILGVISQEAKEAFNGKVCEIDVTKISIDQIINKILNKECDYFIDWLSDTEIQSFLENLDNIISSHENNI; translated from the coding sequence ATGATAATAGTGATAAGTGGAACTCCCGGAGTTGGAAAAACTATAGTTTCTAAAGAACTAGTAAAGAGACTGAATTTAAAATATTTCCATCTATCACAGTTTGTTATAGATGAAAAACTATATATTGAATATGATGAGGAAAGACAAAGTTATATAATAGATGAGGATAAAGTTAAAGATAAATTAGAGATAGCTTTAAAAGAAAGTGACAATATAGTAATAGAGTCAATATATCCTTCCTTAATACCTAAAGCTGATATTGTAGTAGTTTTAAGGAAAAATCCAATAGTTTTATACAATGAACTAAAAAATAGAGGATGGCCTGAATTAAAAATTGCTGAAAATGTAGAGGCTGAAATATTAGGAGTAATTTCGCAAGAGGCTAAGGAGGCATTTAATGGAAAGGTGTGTGAAATCGATGTTACTAAAATTTCCATAGATCAAATAATAAACAAGATATTAAATAAAGAATGTGATTATTTTATTGATTGGCTTAGTGATACAGAGATTCAGAGCTTTTTAGAGAATTTAGATAATATTATTAGCTCCCACGAGAATAATATCTAG
- a CDS encoding Mrp/NBP35 family ATP-binding protein → MSNNPFRIQNPQSQPQRQPRDLRKVTQQIQAADIKIQMRLKNIKYKIAVVSGKGGVGKSFVSSNLAMALAASGRKVGIVDVDFHGPSVPKMLGVRGQMLTADDKGINPVIGPFGIKVVSIDFLLPRDDTPVVWRGAIKHTAIKQFLGDVNWGELDYLVIDMPPGTGDEALSVAQLVPGLTGFIVVTIPSEVSTLAVRKSINFARTVNTRILGVIENMSYFICPSDSKIYYIFGEGKGKKMAEEMGVDLLGQIPLDPAIAEANDAGEPFFLKYPDSPTSKEFLNIADKVIKLVESNQSSNV, encoded by the coding sequence ATGAGCAATAATCCTTTTAGAATTCAAAATCCTCAATCACAACCCCAAAGGCAACCTCGTGATTTAAGGAAGGTGACACAACAAATACAAGCAGCTGATATAAAAATTCAAATGAGATTAAAGAATATTAAATATAAAATTGCTGTAGTTAGTGGAAAAGGTGGTGTAGGAAAATCATTCGTATCTTCTAATTTAGCTATGGCATTAGCTGCAAGTGGAAGGAAAGTAGGCATAGTAGATGTGGACTTCCATGGTCCTTCAGTACCAAAAATGCTTGGAGTAAGGGGACAAATGTTAACAGCTGATGATAAAGGAATTAACCCAGTAATAGGGCCTTTCGGGATAAAGGTGGTTTCAATAGACTTCTTACTTCCTAGAGATGATACACCAGTAGTATGGAGAGGTGCAATAAAACATACAGCAATAAAGCAATTCCTTGGGGATGTAAATTGGGGAGAACTAGATTACCTAGTAATAGATATGCCTCCAGGGACTGGGGATGAGGCGCTGTCTGTAGCACAATTAGTACCTGGATTAACTGGATTTATAGTAGTTACTATTCCTTCAGAAGTATCAACACTTGCAGTTAGAAAATCAATTAATTTTGCTAGAACTGTAAATACTAGAATATTGGGTGTTATAGAAAATATGAGCTATTTTATATGTCCAAGTGACAGTAAGATTTATTATATATTCGGAGAAGGAAAGGGCAAAAAGATGGCTGAAGAAATGGGTGTAGATTTACTTGGACAAATCCCCTTAGATCCAGCAATAGCTGAAGCTAATGATGCAGGCGAACCATTCTTCTTAAAATATCCAGATAGTCCAACTTCTAAGGAATTTCTAAATATCGCAGATAAAGTAATTAAATTAGTAGAATCAAATCAATCTTCTAATGTTTAG
- a CDS encoding helix-turn-helix domain-containing protein, with protein sequence MTIEISEKSFLLKRFLIVAYGLSEADVDAFLKILSSNTGKDVEAISSELGISKSRASLILKKLADAGLVEKEKSAASKGGRPKFMYQVKKDELKQKLSKKAEEVCKDLQFIISSL encoded by the coding sequence ATGACTATTGAAATTAGCGAAAAAAGTTTTTTATTAAAGAGATTCTTAATAGTAGCTTATGGACTTTCAGAAGCGGATGTTGATGCGTTCTTGAAAATATTATCTAGTAATACTGGAAAAGATGTGGAAGCAATATCATCAGAATTGGGAATAAGCAAAAGTAGAGCTAGCTTAATTTTAAAGAAGTTAGCAGACGCAGGACTTGTAGAGAAGGAGAAAAGCGCTGCAAGTAAAGGTGGTAGACCTAAATTTATGTACCAAGTTAAAAAGGACGAGTTAAAGCAGAAATTAAGTAAAAAAGCTGAAGAGGTATGTAAAGATCTCCAATTTATAATTTCCTCTCTGTAA
- a CDS encoding DUF72 domain-containing protein, with protein sequence MIKIGTCGFTYKHFKYFNVLEVQETFYDFVSEEKMRKWRDLSVQNNVELTIKANQIITHTYNKITYKRMQNKIGDINNYGFFKNTKEVLHALEITLNEAKFLGSRIIIFQSPSSFKPTEENIRNLKDFFSILDKNYIYGWEPRGEWYQKIEILSKIFSEINAIHVVDPFRNKPLDSSMIIRYYRLHGIGKGEVNYKYKYTDEDLNELKEYILNDKNIKSFYILFNNIYSFEDALRFKDMINKVLR encoded by the coding sequence ATGATAAAAATAGGCACATGCGGTTTTACCTATAAGCACTTTAAATACTTTAACGTACTTGAAGTTCAAGAGACCTTTTACGATTTTGTTAGTGAAGAAAAAATGAGAAAATGGAGAGACCTCTCAGTGCAAAATAATGTTGAATTGACAATTAAAGCTAATCAGATAATAACTCATACCTATAATAAAATCACATATAAAAGAATGCAAAATAAGATCGGCGATATTAACAATTATGGATTCTTTAAAAATACGAAAGAGGTCTTACATGCTTTAGAAATTACTCTTAATGAGGCAAAGTTTTTAGGCTCTAGAATTATAATATTTCAATCGCCATCGTCTTTTAAACCTACTGAAGAAAACATCAGAAATTTAAAAGATTTCTTTAGTATTCTAGATAAAAATTATATTTATGGTTGGGAACCTAGAGGTGAATGGTATCAGAAAATTGAAATTTTAAGCAAGATTTTTAGTGAAATTAATGCAATTCATGTAGTAGACCCATTCAGAAATAAACCATTAGATAGTAGTATGATAATAAGATATTATAGGCTTCATGGAATAGGTAAAGGTGAAGTCAATTATAAATATAAATATACTGATGAAGATTTAAATGAGCTTAAAGAATATATATTAAATGATAAAAATATTAAAAGTTTTTATATTCTATTTAATAACATATACTCTTTTGAAGACGCTCTTAGATTTAAAGATATGATAAATAAGGTGTTAAGATGA
- a CDS encoding site-2 protease family protein: protein MSWDIRYLEWKYNNLNEILAFLLAALSLAVAYIPFYNPLEIVRTPLTSIIIPYVVALLAVIPHEIGHRQAARRYGCYSRFTLSFVGFWTTLLFNIIGSFLHLLIFFSGYTGISCGFRFNRDVEGKTALAGPLTNIIIGFIGLLGSLIFPAGLIGLFFAELAGFNFWVAFFNLLPFWVLDGLKIFRWNIIAWGILTVLSFIFTFFIIG from the coding sequence ATGTCATGGGATATTCGATATTTAGAATGGAAATATAATAATTTAAATGAAATTCTTGCATTCCTTCTAGCCGCTTTATCGTTAGCAGTAGCTTATATACCTTTTTATAATCCTTTAGAAATCGTGAGAACACCGTTAACCTCTATTATAATACCTTACGTAGTAGCCTTACTTGCAGTAATACCTCATGAAATAGGACATAGGCAAGCTGCTCGCAGATATGGATGTTATTCAAGATTTACACTAAGCTTTGTAGGATTTTGGACTACATTATTGTTTAACATAATTGGAAGCTTTTTACATTTATTAATCTTCTTTTCTGGATATACTGGGATAAGTTGCGGATTTAGATTTAATAGGGATGTAGAGGGTAAAACGGCTTTAGCTGGACCTCTTACTAACATTATAATAGGATTTATAGGTCTTTTAGGATCTTTAATATTCCCAGCAGGTCTTATTGGCTTATTCTTTGCTGAACTTGCAGGTTTTAATTTCTGGGTAGCCTTCTTTAATTTATTACCTTTCTGGGTATTAGACGGACTAAAAATATTTAGATGGAATATTATTGCATGGGGGATATTAACAGTTCTATCTTTTATATTTACATTTTTTATAATAGGGTGA
- a CDS encoding MMPL family transporter, producing MRNDIILTLLWILLLIILLPMAVKVPSLFIYTDDPFLSNNIQSVQVQHILNKYFNIGNFDYLYVIINGTYNKSIQEIYSNMYLLNNAIVITPYEYYNMLQGEYIKYLKSNITLYNFTNFIKQLYDNLTKLKMYLISHFQYFEYQLNVTFWLPLHNFSVNICPYYEYNFEKVNGSLLQRAQYAGYLTFKDPYLLYFSFDNYSNYTFAFNFLLKFDNYSDIVYKLSKINSNIERQLLELKNFEYSNNYYNLSIKFHNNNYWLFIIKIPNNESLTAINKFINNLKNAYVVGHLAYYAQSAYYTQNDIEIIDITTVFLVTILLIILVRSLIPILILITSASTGLILAYGLMFIEIQLGYKIYYISGLVVPPIVFGLSIDYGILFIYRYFEELKSNSDDPLKGAFRNSIRGILISGLSIVLGFLSFVISPSNLLRNIGIALVTSSISALIPAVFFIYSLLTLIPSKYLSFPRKKLPDPRDIRQKYLHDLSSFSIRHNKIIVVLTLLSLILLISYSTTIHTNVNVNEIIPPNANSLIGTGLLENMYNYSIDYVLLYGNPIGNHSLICSLTKSLINQGNLVYGPVSIGNIIIPNNTQLYNNFYKDNYTLLIVYLKYPVFSQGAIKLTNYLIKKGFMVGGDNAQRIDIVKNTVSIYFNFTLLLTIILIIVYLFIILGSLILPLRLVLTISLSSLLGVSSLTLIYSSPYWLSPLIIFALLFSLGIDYDMFIIIRLIEEMKDKEFNEAIIKAVERTGLAITACGLILAGAFFSLVVSDIRFLQEIGFGVGISIIFDTFIVRPILVPSILSVLKKYNFWPFSVRKFLYT from the coding sequence GTGAGAAATGACATAATACTTACGTTATTATGGATATTGTTATTAATAATACTATTACCAATGGCTGTTAAAGTTCCTAGTTTGTTTATCTATACTGATGATCCCTTTCTTTCGAATAATATACAGAGTGTTCAAGTTCAGCATATTTTAAATAAATATTTTAATATTGGCAATTTTGACTATTTATATGTCATAATAAATGGTACATATAATAAATCTATTCAAGAAATTTACTCTAACATGTATTTGCTAAATAACGCAATAGTAATAACTCCTTACGAGTATTATAATATGTTACAAGGAGAGTACATCAAATATTTGAAGTCTAATATAACCTTGTATAACTTCACGAACTTTATTAAACAACTTTATGATAATTTAACTAAGTTAAAAATGTATCTGATTTCTCATTTCCAGTATTTTGAATATCAATTAAATGTAACATTTTGGCTTCCACTACATAATTTCAGCGTAAATATATGTCCTTACTATGAATATAATTTCGAGAAAGTTAATGGAAGTTTACTGCAAAGAGCTCAATATGCAGGTTATCTTACATTTAAGGATCCATATCTCCTATATTTTTCCTTTGATAATTATTCAAATTATACTTTTGCATTTAATTTTTTGTTAAAATTTGATAATTATTCTGATATAGTATATAAATTGTCAAAAATAAATAGCAATATTGAAAGACAATTGTTAGAATTAAAGAATTTTGAATATTCTAATAATTACTATAATTTAAGTATTAAATTTCATAATAACAATTATTGGCTTTTTATTATAAAAATTCCTAATAATGAAAGTCTAACGGCTATTAACAAGTTTATTAATAATTTAAAAAACGCGTATGTAGTTGGTCATTTAGCATATTATGCACAATCAGCTTACTATACTCAAAATGATATTGAAATTATCGATATTACTACAGTCTTTTTAGTTACAATACTGCTTATTATACTAGTAAGATCTCTTATCCCAATTTTAATATTAATAACTAGTGCCTCTACTGGGTTAATCTTAGCTTATGGTCTTATGTTTATAGAAATACAGTTAGGGTACAAAATTTACTATATCTCTGGGTTAGTAGTTCCTCCTATAGTATTTGGTCTTAGTATAGATTACGGTATATTATTTATTTATAGATATTTTGAGGAACTAAAGTCTAATAGTGATGACCCATTAAAAGGTGCATTTAGGAACTCCATAAGAGGAATACTCATAAGTGGTCTCAGTATTGTATTGGGTTTTTTAAGTTTTGTAATATCTCCATCTAATTTGTTAAGAAATATAGGCATAGCATTAGTCACTTCTTCTATTTCAGCTCTCATTCCAGCAGTATTTTTCATATATAGCTTACTCACACTAATTCCTTCAAAATATCTCAGTTTCCCTAGAAAAAAATTACCTGATCCTAGGGATATTAGGCAGAAATACTTACATGATTTATCAAGTTTCTCAATAAGACATAATAAAATAATTGTTGTTTTAACTTTACTATCTCTTATTCTTTTAATTTCGTATAGTACAACCATACATACAAATGTGAACGTTAATGAAATTATTCCTCCTAATGCTAATTCTCTTATAGGTACTGGATTATTGGAAAATATGTACAATTATAGTATAGATTATGTGTTGTTATATGGAAATCCTATAGGAAATCATTCCCTAATATGCTCTTTAACGAAGAGTCTTATAAATCAAGGCAATCTAGTTTATGGTCCCGTATCAATTGGAAACATTATAATACCTAATAATACACAACTATATAATAATTTCTATAAAGATAACTACACTCTTCTGATAGTATACTTAAAATATCCAGTATTTAGTCAAGGTGCAATAAAATTGACTAACTATTTAATTAAAAAGGGATTTATGGTTGGTGGGGATAACGCTCAAAGGATAGATATAGTTAAAAATACTGTAAGCATTTATTTCAATTTTACTCTATTACTTACAATAATTCTAATAATTGTATATCTTTTCATAATCCTAGGGTCATTAATCCTTCCATTACGTTTAGTGCTAACTATTAGTTTAAGTTCCTTATTGGGCGTTTCATCGCTTACATTAATATATTCCTCACCTTATTGGTTATCGCCTCTGATAATATTTGCACTGCTTTTCAGCCTTGGAATAGATTATGACATGTTTATTATTATAAGGTTGATAGAAGAGATGAAAGATAAGGAATTTAATGAAGCAATAATAAAAGCTGTTGAAAGAACCGGTTTAGCTATTACTGCTTGTGGGTTAATCTTAGCTGGGGCTTTCTTTTCATTAGTGGTATCTGATATAAGGTTTTTGCAAGAAATAGGATTTGGAGTTGGTATTTCGATAATTTTTGATACATTTATTGTAAGGCCTATATTAGTACCCTCGATTTTATCTGTGCTTAAAAAGTACAACTTTTGGCCATTTAGCGTGAGAAAGTTTCTTTATACTTAA
- a CDS encoding DNA double-strand break repair nuclease NurA: MSSISDNGDFSTIVRLKTEKNYFLNDDITFVAIDGTFSEVTTDEGKISYIVVGMVSGKLFKNLKYVINNVKVKDEVCNCNGESRMRELEYQFWNNENVDIVFFDRKLSYDRSLGIPIPSNAIGIVKDFDASIRMQLNKIPYPPWLKIETKGKEMLSGYYKLFSASWVFYFESYIFTEEPLILLSILYSLGSEPIPEALGYNYPLFLADKLVKYYRNKMDNFLKTIQIGGNIRYREFRSWMEKLRNDAKYI, translated from the coding sequence ATGTCATCTATTAGTGACAATGGTGATTTTAGCACAATAGTAAGATTGAAAACAGAAAAAAATTACTTTCTAAATGACGACATTACATTTGTTGCAATTGACGGTACCTTCTCTGAAGTCACGACAGATGAGGGTAAAATATCTTATATAGTAGTTGGGATGGTGAGTGGCAAGCTCTTTAAAAATCTTAAATATGTAATAAATAATGTAAAAGTAAAAGATGAGGTATGCAACTGCAACGGAGAGAGTAGAATGAGAGAGTTAGAATATCAATTTTGGAATAATGAAAATGTAGATATAGTATTCTTTGATAGAAAGTTGTCATATGATAGATCGCTGGGGATACCAATACCTTCAAATGCAATTGGGATAGTAAAGGATTTCGATGCCTCAATAAGGATGCAACTAAATAAGATACCATATCCTCCTTGGTTAAAAATAGAGACCAAAGGAAAAGAAATGTTATCAGGTTATTATAAATTATTTTCTGCCTCCTGGGTCTTTTACTTTGAATCATATATTTTTACTGAAGAGCCTTTAATACTACTTTCCATTTTATATTCTTTAGGTAGCGAACCTATTCCAGAAGCATTAGGCTATAACTACCCTTTGTTTTTAGCTGATAAGTTGGTAAAATATTATAGAAATAAGATGGATAATTTTTTAAAAACGATTCAAATAGGCGGTAATATTAGGTACAGAGAATTTAGAAGTTGGATGGAAAAATTAAGAAATGATGCTAAGTATATTTGA
- a CDS encoding ATP-binding protein, which translates to MMLSIFEGSEGRLREAKIITRQTSDGRGTISFRNYIVEFPYSLKDKLGIGKLLAVNTIKENNYLILEIADIIPMHYGMISLDASVPREIRDEIMRKVEESWYSAEEREKWIDAITYPLGYILEINNENIVFKKGYFPPLLGSSVKILNKAVYTKFVCSNSNISLGNILNEDIRLNVDLEKAIRYHLGIFAFTGSGKSNLASLIVRKALDNLPNTKVVIFDVSMEYAILLLDKLIDIESKLISLDRISTNFLDAGRRFIRSHVIPDDIIDLKDKIRKSAEILYQKERMKQLYVPPQGLTFLTYGDIIDLIRKQIEDKYTAISQKPLLYTFLSKLDNFMRDRKLTSDDIVDESINQLLDEIETMGREAHLKDNSSLFTFIAGIRSYISLGIQETEDYDIEKLSIEILDPSENSPRLFIIELPNLEEGRQVVASIINQVYNRRKRMYSDNPKILFIIDEAQEFIPYDTKQKDKSEASSEAIEKLLRHGRKYHLHALISTQRLAYLNTNALQQLHTYFISTLPRPYDRQLLAETFGISDMLLDKTLELEPGQWLLVSFKSALPHDVPVFFSADNNLQLIREFLNKL; encoded by the coding sequence ATGATGCTAAGTATATTTGAAGGCTCGGAAGGAAGGCTAAGGGAAGCGAAAATAATAACTAGACAAACGTCGGATGGAAGGGGTACAATATCATTTAGAAATTATATAGTAGAATTTCCGTACTCACTTAAAGATAAATTGGGAATAGGAAAATTATTGGCTGTTAATACTATTAAGGAAAATAATTATCTAATTTTAGAAATAGCTGATATAATACCTATGCATTACGGAATGATAAGTTTAGATGCATCAGTACCTAGGGAAATTAGAGATGAAATTATGAGAAAAGTAGAGGAGAGTTGGTACTCAGCAGAAGAAAGGGAAAAATGGATAGATGCAATAACATATCCTCTAGGTTATATTTTGGAAATTAACAATGAAAATATAGTATTTAAAAAAGGATATTTTCCTCCTTTATTAGGTTCCTCTGTAAAAATACTTAATAAAGCCGTTTATACAAAATTTGTGTGTTCAAATAGTAATATAAGTCTCGGTAATATACTAAATGAAGATATAAGATTAAATGTAGATCTAGAGAAGGCAATAAGATATCATCTAGGCATATTCGCGTTTACAGGATCTGGGAAGTCTAATTTAGCTTCATTAATAGTGAGAAAGGCATTAGATAATCTGCCTAATACTAAAGTAGTTATTTTTGATGTATCGATGGAATACGCAATATTACTTTTAGATAAATTAATTGATATCGAATCTAAACTTATATCGCTAGATAGAATTTCCACGAATTTTCTAGATGCAGGTAGGAGGTTTATAAGAAGTCATGTAATCCCAGATGATATTATTGATCTTAAAGATAAGATAAGGAAAAGTGCAGAAATACTATATCAAAAAGAGAGAATGAAACAATTGTATGTACCTCCTCAAGGACTGACTTTTTTAACATACGGTGATATTATAGATCTAATTAGGAAACAAATAGAGGATAAATACACTGCAATTTCTCAGAAACCGTTACTTTATACTTTTTTAAGCAAATTAGATAACTTCATGAGAGATAGGAAATTAACCTCAGACGATATAGTAGATGAGAGCATTAACCAATTATTGGATGAGATAGAAACGATGGGAAGAGAGGCTCATCTTAAGGATAACTCCTCCTTATTTACCTTTATAGCAGGTATAAGGTCTTATATATCTTTAGGTATACAAGAGACAGAAGATTATGATATCGAGAAATTATCAATAGAAATTCTGGATCCATCAGAAAATTCTCCTAGGCTATTCATTATAGAATTGCCAAATCTAGAGGAGGGGAGGCAAGTGGTTGCATCAATAATTAATCAAGTATATAATAGGAGAAAGAGAATGTACTCGGATAATCCCAAAATACTATTTATAATAGATGAAGCTCAAGAATTTATACCATATGATACAAAACAGAAAGATAAAAGTGAAGCTTCTAGTGAAGCAATAGAGAAGTTACTCAGGCATGGTAGAAAATATCATCTACATGCGCTTATAAGCACTCAGCGTCTAGCTTATCTAAATACTAACGCGCTTCAGCAACTTCATACGTATTTTATTAGTACACTCCCTAGACCTTATGATAGACAATTATTAGCGGAAACGTTTGGTATTAGTGATATGCTACTTGATAAAACATTAGAATTAGAACCTGGACAGTGGCTGCTAGTTAGCTTTAAATCAGCACTTCCTCATGATG
- the cbp1 gene encoding CRISPR DNA repeat-binding protein Cbp1: protein MVEEEELTSKVKKMYEEGLSIRQIANELGLSYSKVRRLLVKAQVNFRGKISNDIVQKILELATQGYSANRISKELNLNFNTVLRILRKHNLAKRKRKLKEEEIRKIKEEYEKGNSIYRIAKELNISTNLVVYHLKKLGIYKPTREPSATSR, encoded by the coding sequence ATGGTTGAGGAAGAGGAACTAACAAGCAAGGTTAAGAAAATGTATGAGGAAGGATTAAGTATTAGACAAATAGCTAATGAACTTGGATTAAGCTACTCTAAAGTTCGTAGATTATTGGTTAAAGCTCAAGTTAATTTTAGAGGGAAAATTTCAAACGATATTGTACAAAAAATTCTAGAATTAGCTACTCAGGGTTATAGTGCCAATAGAATAAGTAAAGAATTAAATCTTAATTTTAATACTGTGCTAAGAATTCTTAGAAAACATAACTTAGCAAAACGCAAAAGAAAGCTAAAGGAAGAAGAAATTAGAAAGATAAAAGAGGAATACGAGAAAGGAAATTCAATATATAGAATAGCAAAAGAGTTAAATATCTCAACTAATTTAGTAGTATATCATTTGAAAAAGTTAGGTATATATAAGCCTACTCGTGAACCTTCTGCCACATCTCGCTAG
- a CDS encoding thiamine-phosphate synthase family protein: MLKSPLSLIDDIFIPSIRVLEAKRLREFHMSQTKIASLLGVSQPAVKQYLDEDENIYYRRLQNLGLTKEELDDFLEKLTQLLINGEPKQVMQYISVFFLSNLSRLKFCKFHKMMDTEIPTDCDICKGLYKENEEEMIELALYMLQNESVALLIPEVLSNIAFAKSNAKSIEDVIAIPGRITKIRGIPTPASKPMWGGSRHLAKVLLAVMAKYPSIRSVMNIKFDSNVEVSLKLLNYKYKKVGPQDNADDDKISQLISSVFEEGIDAIIHLGGNGVEPNTYVFGRDPLDVVKKIINIGVKYKETFSR; this comes from the coding sequence GTGCTAAAATCACCATTGTCACTAATAGATGACATATTCATACCATCTATAAGAGTTTTAGAGGCTAAAAGGCTTAGAGAGTTTCACATGAGTCAAACTAAAATAGCAAGTCTATTAGGTGTAAGTCAACCAGCTGTTAAGCAGTATTTAGATGAAGATGAAAATATATATTACAGAAGACTTCAAAATTTAGGTTTAACTAAAGAAGAATTAGACGATTTTTTAGAAAAATTAACACAATTACTAATAAATGGTGAACCAAAACAAGTAATGCAATACATAAGCGTTTTCTTTCTATCAAACCTAAGTAGATTAAAATTCTGCAAATTCCATAAAATGATGGATACTGAAATACCAACAGATTGCGATATCTGTAAGGGATTATATAAGGAGAATGAGGAGGAAATGATCGAATTGGCCCTCTATATGTTACAAAACGAGTCAGTGGCATTACTAATACCAGAGGTGTTGAGTAATATAGCGTTTGCAAAATCTAATGCAAAAAGTATAGAGGACGTAATAGCTATACCGGGCAGGATAACTAAAATTAGAGGAATCCCTACCCCAGCTTCTAAACCCATGTGGGGAGGGAGTAGACATCTAGCTAAAGTTTTACTTGCAGTAATGGCAAAATACCCATCAATACGTTCAGTTATGAATATAAAATTTGATAGTAATGTAGAAGTTTCACTTAAATTATTGAATTATAAGTACAAAAAAGTAGGTCCACAAGATAATGCAGATGACGATAAGATCTCTCAATTAATATCATCCGTATTTGAAGAGGGTATTGATGCCATAATACACTTAGGGGGAAATGGAGTGGAACCTAATACTTATGTGTTCGGCCGGGATCCTTTAGATGTTGTTAAGAAGATTATCAATATAGGGGTTAAGTATAAAGAAACTTTCTCACGCTAA